In Paenibacillus stellifer, the DNA window TATGCAGGCTGATCCGCCAGTCATGCAGCGGACAGTGAACCTTGTCTCCGCACACCATGCCTTCCGATAAGGCGCCGCCCTTGTGGGGGCATTTGTTCTCCACGGCCAGAACCTCGCCGCCCGACAGCCGGAACAGAGCGATTTCCAGTCCGTCCAGCTTCAGCACCCGGGAGCCTTTACGGTCGATATCCTCTATATAGGCCACCTGTCTTTTAGGTTTAATCATGCCGTAACCCCTCCCGAAATGCGATCCTGCTCCTCTGCGATCGGCTCGAAATTTTTGCGCAGATCCTTGTCGTTCACAATCTGCTTCCACGGGTCGGTCATGACGCTGAGCGCCGTCCCGATTCGCTCCCCGAGCGCCGTCCGTTCATCCGGATCGGCAAGGGCCTCCTTGATGCTGTCCAGCCCGACCCGCTCGACCCAGTTCGACGTCCGCTCATTCCAGCTCGCGTTCTCCCGGTAGTACTGCAGGAATGCGCGTGCCCACTCGACGACCTCATCCTCCGTCCTCACGACACACAGGAGATCGGTCGCCCGGACGTGCAC includes these proteins:
- the nirD gene encoding nitrite reductase small subunit NirD, producing the protein MIKPKRQVAYIEDIDRKGSRVLKLDGLEIALFRLSGGEVLAVENKCPHKGGALSEGMVCGDKVHCPLHDWRISLHTGQVQEPDHGCVPTYEVEVDPVSGAVYLMI